From a single Bacillus pumilus genomic region:
- a CDS encoding copper amine oxidase codes for MNMKKAILTIPLSAALLFPAAHSASAHEGHMHGGAKKMSSSQQVSNKATDLRAALDQLFSEHAYLAVITMQKGIDGSKDFDQAASALNDNTNDLSGAIASVYGKKAGKQFKDIWSSHIGYFVDYVQATAKKDEAGKKKAVKQLDQYRMKQADMLDQATDGRLKASELEEGLKMHVNELLKAFDSYTEKDFDTTYETVRKSIHHMFEVGKGVSWAITDQFPGKFDHKSVDTPAADLREDLNYLFSEHLALAVVAMQKGNDGSKDFNQAAAALNENTNDLSDAIASVYGKDAGKQFKDIWSSHIGYLVDYVKADASGDKEAKEKAMKNLDAYRMKQAKFLDQATDGRLKAADLEAGLKMHIDELINTYTSYHNGDYDQLYPTVREAYGHMFMVGQDVATAIVDQHPEMFKSNMPNEMPKTGMGGTAGPLGMSYEAFAGLIASLILAGGAMGAFFLIRRKTSN; via the coding sequence ATGAACATGAAAAAAGCGATTTTAACCATCCCGCTTAGCGCAGCATTACTATTTCCGGCAGCTCATAGCGCAAGTGCCCACGAAGGACATATGCATGGAGGGGCAAAGAAGATGTCTTCATCACAACAGGTGTCAAATAAAGCGACCGATCTTCGAGCAGCACTAGACCAGCTGTTTTCAGAGCATGCCTATTTAGCAGTCATCACGATGCAAAAGGGAATTGACGGCAGTAAAGATTTCGATCAGGCAGCGTCAGCGTTGAATGACAACACGAATGACTTATCAGGTGCCATCGCCTCTGTGTACGGAAAAAAAGCAGGGAAACAATTTAAAGACATTTGGTCCAGCCATATCGGCTATTTTGTTGATTATGTACAAGCAACGGCAAAGAAAGATGAAGCAGGTAAAAAGAAAGCGGTCAAGCAGCTAGACCAATATCGCATGAAACAAGCCGATATGCTCGATCAAGCAACAGACGGCAGATTGAAAGCAAGTGAGCTTGAAGAAGGCTTGAAGATGCATGTGAATGAACTACTAAAAGCGTTTGACAGTTACACTGAAAAGGATTTCGATACGACCTATGAAACTGTTAGAAAGTCCATTCATCATATGTTTGAAGTAGGTAAAGGCGTATCATGGGCGATCACAGATCAATTTCCTGGGAAATTTGATCACAAATCAGTCGATACTCCAGCCGCAGATCTTCGTGAAGATTTAAACTACTTGTTCTCAGAACATTTGGCACTTGCGGTCGTTGCTATGCAAAAAGGAAATGATGGCAGCAAGGATTTTAATCAAGCAGCGGCAGCTTTAAACGAAAACACAAATGATTTATCTGATGCAATTGCCTCTGTGTATGGTAAGGATGCAGGAAAACAATTCAAAGACATTTGGTCAAGCCATATCGGTTACTTAGTTGATTATGTCAAAGCCGATGCATCTGGAGACAAAGAAGCGAAAGAGAAAGCGATGAAAAACTTAGATGCGTATCGTATGAAGCAAGCGAAATTTCTAGATCAAGCGACAGATGGACGTTTGAAGGCGGCGGATTTAGAAGCTGGCTTAAAAATGCATATTGATGAGCTGATTAACACATATACGTCTTACCATAATGGTGACTATGATCAGCTTTATCCAACAGTGAGAGAGGCATACGGCCATATGTTCATGGTCGGTCAAGATGTCGCAACAGCGATTGTTGATCAGCATCCTGAAATGTTCAAATCCAACATGCCTAACGAAATGCCGAAAACAGGTATGGGAGGCACAGCCGGTCCTTTAGGTATGTCATATGAAGCATTTGCGGGATTAATCGCAAGCTTGATCCTAGCCGGAGGTGCAATGGGCGCGTTCTTCCTTATTCGCCGAAAGACATCAAATTAA
- the gdhA gene encoding NADP-specific glutamate dehydrogenase, translating into MLTLDRAAQTAQSYIHRVLEEVERRNPGEEEFQQAVKEILESLVPVFAKHPEYEKQGILERLIEPERLVVFRVPWVDDEGKVQVNRGFRVQFNSAIGPYKGGIRFHPSVNASIIKFLGFEQIFKNALTGMPIGGGKGGSDFDPKGKSDGEIMRFVQSFMSELSRYVGPDQDVPAGDIGVGAREIGYMFGQYKKMRGAYEAGVLTGKSPGFGGSLARKEATGYGLVYFMEEMLKAHGLQFEGRSVVVSGSGNVSIYAMEKVMELGGKVVACSDSSGVIYDPQGISLETVKQLKEVSNERIGAYINIHPHAELIEDCEQIWSIPCDIALPCATQNEISEMQAQQLVGNGVIAVGEGANMPSTLEAVKVFEQNDILFAPAKAANAGGVGVSALEMAQNSARMSWTFEEVDEQLKQMMQTIYRQCTETADEYGHSGNLIVGANIAGFRKVADAMIAQGVI; encoded by the coding sequence ATGTTGACCTTAGATCGAGCGGCACAAACAGCACAAAGCTACATCCACCGTGTGTTAGAGGAGGTGGAAAGACGAAATCCTGGCGAGGAGGAATTTCAGCAAGCCGTAAAAGAAATTCTAGAATCACTCGTTCCGGTTTTTGCAAAACACCCAGAGTATGAAAAACAAGGGATTTTAGAAAGACTCATTGAGCCTGAGCGACTTGTGGTATTTCGTGTCCCATGGGTAGACGATGAGGGGAAAGTTCAAGTCAATCGGGGGTTTAGGGTGCAATTTAATAGTGCCATCGGTCCTTATAAAGGAGGCATTCGCTTCCACCCATCTGTCAATGCAAGCATTATTAAGTTTTTAGGATTTGAACAAATCTTTAAAAATGCACTGACGGGTATGCCGATCGGTGGAGGAAAAGGTGGATCTGATTTTGATCCTAAAGGGAAGTCTGACGGAGAAATCATGCGTTTCGTCCAGAGCTTTATGAGTGAACTCAGCCGTTACGTGGGGCCTGATCAGGATGTGCCAGCAGGTGATATTGGCGTAGGGGCACGCGAAATTGGCTATATGTTCGGACAGTACAAGAAAATGCGCGGTGCTTATGAGGCGGGTGTGCTGACAGGGAAAAGTCCAGGATTTGGAGGCAGCTTAGCGAGAAAAGAAGCGACGGGCTATGGACTGGTGTACTTTATGGAAGAAATGTTAAAAGCGCATGGACTGCAATTTGAAGGACGTTCAGTTGTTGTGTCTGGCTCAGGAAATGTGTCTATTTATGCGATGGAAAAGGTCATGGAGCTAGGCGGTAAGGTCGTTGCTTGCAGTGATTCAAGCGGAGTGATTTATGATCCTCAAGGCATTTCACTTGAGACCGTGAAGCAGTTGAAGGAAGTGAGCAATGAACGGATTGGGGCTTACATAAACATTCACCCGCATGCTGAATTGATTGAAGATTGTGAACAAATTTGGTCCATCCCTTGTGATATTGCGCTTCCTTGTGCTACTCAAAATGAAATATCTGAGATGCAAGCACAGCAGCTCGTGGGAAATGGTGTCATTGCGGTAGGAGAAGGAGCCAATATGCCCTCTACTCTTGAGGCAGTGAAAGTTTTTGAACAGAATGATATTCTATTTGCACCGGCAAAAGCGGCGAATGCTGGCGGTGTAGGTGTCTCGGCACTAGAAATGGCACAAAATAGTGCAAGAATGTCTTGGACATTTGAAGAGGTAGATGAACAGCTGAAACAAATGATGCAGACAATTTATCGTCAATGTACGGAGACAGCAGACGAATACGGACACTCTGGAAACTTAATAGTAGGAGCAAATATTGCAGGATTTCGCAAAGTGGCAGATGCGATGATCGCACAAGGCGTGATTTAA
- a CDS encoding transcriptional regulator, giving the protein MSQTEWIILLCALPLLFAQGLLLFMDAKKRGRYKWFWGIVGLINFPSSSILYWLCVVLPDRKKDEKIRKD; this is encoded by the coding sequence ATGAGTCAGACAGAGTGGATCATTTTATTGTGTGCATTGCCGTTGCTATTTGCGCAGGGCCTCCTTTTATTTATGGATGCAAAGAAAAGAGGGCGTTATAAGTGGTTTTGGGGCATTGTCGGTTTAATAAACTTCCCATCTTCTTCTATTTTATATTGGCTTTGTGTCGTGTTACCTGATCGAAAAAAGGATGAAAAGATCCGAAAAGATTGA
- a CDS encoding YxlC family protein, whose amino-acid sequence MKEDQFTERLKEELQQLDEQIEVEKPSEHAVMMMLKQAKEQEKRRFKQEVLAYVLISVTILALFVAVITHLPIIFILLQIVSVPLCVVVGIKEYQHIKGGSSL is encoded by the coding sequence ATGAAGGAAGATCAGTTCACCGAACGATTAAAGGAAGAGCTACAGCAGCTAGATGAACAAATTGAAGTGGAAAAGCCAAGTGAGCATGCTGTCATGATGATGCTGAAGCAGGCGAAGGAACAAGAGAAAAGGCGCTTTAAACAAGAAGTTCTGGCGTACGTTCTTATCAGTGTGACCATTTTGGCACTATTTGTAGCTGTCATCACCCATTTGCCTATCATCTTCATCCTTCTCCAAATAGTGAGTGTGCCACTCTGCGTCGTTGTCGGCATCAAGGAATATCAACACATTAAAGGAGGGTCTTCTTTATGA
- the sigY gene encoding RNA polymerase sigma factor SigY, with the protein MEQTEETLLIQRAQQGDDAAFTALYRHHYSFVYRYMMKLTLQQELAEEIMQETMLKAYMKLSSFRGDSLFSTWLISIASRQFLDHQKKRKREQLREGKTNQETIRRFKWDIQQKGHPWHDMWEALNELKAQERAPIILHYYYGFTYPEIASMLGMREGTVKSRVHHGLKKIRKEWSL; encoded by the coding sequence TTGGAGCAGACAGAAGAAACCTTATTGATTCAGCGGGCACAACAGGGGGATGATGCTGCATTTACAGCCCTTTATCGTCATCATTATTCCTTTGTTTACCGTTATATGATGAAGCTCACCCTTCAACAAGAGCTGGCGGAAGAAATCATGCAAGAAACGATGCTCAAAGCATACATGAAACTTTCTTCATTTAGAGGAGATTCCTTATTTTCAACATGGCTCATTTCCATTGCATCTAGACAATTTTTGGATCATCAGAAGAAAAGAAAACGTGAACAATTGAGAGAAGGAAAAACAAATCAAGAGACGATACGCCGGTTCAAATGGGACATACAGCAAAAGGGCCACCCATGGCATGACATGTGGGAAGCGCTAAACGAATTAAAGGCTCAGGAGAGAGCACCGATTATACTTCACTATTATTATGGTTTTACTTATCCCGAGATTGCTTCAATGCTTGGGATGAGAGAAGGCACTGTGAAGTCAAGAGTTCATCATGGATTAAAGAAAATTCGAAAGGAGTGGTCCCTATGA
- a CDS encoding pectate lyase family protein, with amino-acid sequence MLTLKKKVPMLAGVLAVGLVTSLFAPNGEAKAVAKYPESPSMMANFNQQGFSTLNGGTTGGEGGKTVTVKTGNELLAALKSKGTNEKLKIVVDGTITPSNTSANKIDVKDTNNVSIVGKGTKGEFNGIGIKVWRANNIIIRNLKIHHSNIGDKDAIGIEGASKNVWVDHNELYNTLNSGKDDYDGLFDVKNDSDYITFSWNYVHDSWKTMLMGSSDNDSYNRKITFHNNRFENLNSRVPSMRFGEGHVYNNYYKGIHATAINSRMGAKMRIEHNIFENTKNAIGSWDSRQVGTWHVINNSYINSSGSLPTSSTGTYNPPYHYSLLNVNNVKSEVVSNAGVGKVNP; translated from the coding sequence ATGTTGACTTTGAAGAAAAAAGTTCCAATGTTAGCTGGTGTGTTAGCGGTTGGTCTCGTGACTTCATTATTTGCACCTAATGGGGAGGCAAAAGCGGTAGCAAAGTATCCAGAAAGTCCTTCTATGATGGCCAATTTTAATCAACAAGGATTCTCCACATTAAATGGCGGTACAACAGGCGGTGAAGGTGGTAAAACCGTCACAGTCAAAACTGGAAATGAACTATTGGCTGCCCTCAAAAGTAAAGGAACTAACGAAAAATTAAAAATTGTTGTCGACGGGACGATTACCCCTTCTAATACATCTGCCAATAAAATCGATGTGAAAGATACAAACAATGTCTCGATCGTCGGCAAAGGCACGAAAGGTGAATTCAATGGAATTGGCATTAAAGTATGGCGTGCCAATAACATCATTATCCGCAACCTGAAAATCCATCACAGCAACATCGGTGACAAGGATGCCATCGGAATCGAAGGCGCTTCTAAAAACGTATGGGTTGACCATAATGAACTGTACAATACATTAAATTCGGGTAAAGATGATTATGATGGATTATTTGATGTGAAAAATGACTCCGACTATATTACCTTCTCATGGAACTATGTTCATGACAGCTGGAAAACGATGCTCATGGGCAGCTCTGATAACGACAGCTACAACCGAAAAATTACCTTCCACAACAACCGTTTTGAAAACCTGAACTCTCGTGTACCGTCTATGCGCTTCGGGGAAGGGCACGTGTATAACAACTACTATAAAGGCATCCATGCGACAGCGATCAACTCTCGGATGGGCGCAAAGATGAGAATTGAGCACAACATATTTGAAAATACAAAAAATGCGATCGGCAGCTGGGACAGCCGTCAAGTCGGTACATGGCATGTCATCAACAACTCATATATTAACAGCTCAGGCAGTCTGCCAACATCTTCTACAGGTACGTACAACCCTCCTTATCACTACTCTTTGCTTAACGTGAACAATGTCAAATCAGAAGTGGTATCAAATGCTGGTGTTGGAAAAGTAAACCCTTAA
- the cydC gene encoding thiol reductant ABC exporter subunit CydC has protein sequence MVSKGWFIPYIKENQKLFALVLFLGAIAVFSASMLMYTSGFLISKAATRPENILMVYVPIVAVRTFGISRSAARYAERLASHQLILTMIEKMRVRLYDMAERSAKQTKLGTGEMLGLLSDDVERLQDAYLKTIFPSIGALLLYAASIGALGLFSWPFAGLMLLYMALLVFVFPYVTVLVNRARQIQMKKGRNELYSHLTDAVMGVSDWLFSGRQKDFVDAYEQKEAQLLALEGAKHRFIRLRQFFAQLIIGGAVVLVVYWSGSVVQSGSMSHTLIAAFVLVLFPLTEAFLPLSDAAGDIPVYQHAVGRLNHYEKQSYDEGADGQTEGPSTSSNDQAVCFDQVSFRYDSHQHVLKHLSFSLKQGETLALLGKSGAGKSTILKLLEGAVVPNQGNVSIQGKAVQSIQENVSAYVSVLNQQPYLFDTSVLNNIRLGSPNATEEQVKEAARQVQLHDTIESLPEGYHTGVQETGVRFSGGERQRMALARILLQNTPIVVLDEPTVGLDPRTERELLETIFRVLKGKTVIWITHHLTGCEACDRIMFIEDGQIEMQGEHQDLLKENPRYQKLYEMDRPFSTI, from the coding sequence ATGGTCAGTAAAGGCTGGTTTATACCTTATATCAAGGAGAATCAAAAGCTGTTTGCCCTGGTTTTATTTTTAGGGGCCATTGCAGTATTCTCTGCTTCTATGCTGATGTATACGTCAGGATTTCTCATTTCAAAAGCGGCCACACGACCTGAAAATATACTCATGGTGTACGTCCCTATTGTAGCTGTACGTACCTTTGGTATTTCCCGCTCAGCTGCCCGCTACGCAGAAAGACTGGCGAGCCACCAGCTCATTTTGACCATGATTGAAAAAATGCGTGTCCGTCTGTATGACATGGCTGAACGAAGTGCGAAACAAACAAAGCTGGGTACAGGTGAAATGCTTGGGCTCTTGTCAGATGATGTTGAGAGACTGCAGGACGCCTATTTAAAAACCATCTTTCCATCCATCGGTGCGCTGCTTTTATATGCCGCATCCATTGGGGCTCTTGGTCTATTCTCGTGGCCATTCGCTGGACTGATGCTGCTTTATATGGCACTTCTCGTATTCGTTTTCCCATACGTCACCGTGCTAGTGAACCGGGCGAGACAAATTCAAATGAAAAAAGGCAGAAATGAACTGTACAGCCATTTAACAGATGCCGTCATGGGCGTTAGTGACTGGTTGTTTAGCGGCAGGCAGAAAGATTTTGTTGATGCATATGAACAGAAAGAAGCGCAGCTGTTAGCGCTTGAAGGAGCTAAGCACCGATTTATCCGTCTGCGCCAATTTTTTGCACAGCTCATAATTGGAGGCGCGGTTGTGCTTGTTGTGTATTGGAGCGGGTCAGTCGTTCAGTCAGGCTCGATGTCACACACACTGATTGCAGCCTTCGTGCTTGTACTGTTTCCGTTAACAGAAGCCTTTCTTCCGCTCTCAGATGCGGCAGGTGATATTCCAGTCTATCAGCATGCTGTCGGCAGACTGAATCATTATGAGAAGCAATCGTATGACGAGGGAGCTGATGGGCAGACAGAGGGTCCGTCGACCAGTTCTAACGATCAAGCTGTCTGTTTTGATCAAGTGTCCTTTAGGTATGATTCACACCAACATGTGCTAAAGCACCTGTCATTTTCACTGAAGCAAGGCGAAACACTCGCTCTTTTAGGAAAAAGTGGTGCAGGAAAATCGACTATTTTAAAATTGTTAGAAGGAGCCGTCGTGCCGAATCAAGGAAATGTCAGTATCCAGGGGAAAGCGGTACAAAGCATTCAAGAGAACGTATCCGCGTATGTGTCTGTGCTGAATCAACAGCCATATTTATTCGATACTTCTGTTTTAAACAATATTCGCTTAGGCTCTCCAAATGCGACAGAAGAGCAGGTAAAAGAAGCTGCGCGACAAGTGCAGCTCCACGATACCATTGAATCCTTGCCAGAGGGGTATCACACCGGTGTACAGGAGACAGGGGTTCGTTTCTCAGGTGGAGAAAGACAACGAATGGCGTTAGCACGGATTTTGCTGCAAAACACTCCAATTGTTGTATTAGATGAGCCCACCGTCGGGCTTGATCCGCGCACAGAGCGGGAGCTACTTGAAACCATCTTCCGTGTGTTAAAAGGAAAAACGGTCATTTGGATTACCCATCATCTCACTGGCTGTGAGGCATGTGACCGCATCATGTTTATTGAAGATGGACAAATTGAAATGCAGGGAGAGCATCAAGATTTGCTGAAAGAAAACCCGCGTTATCAAAAATTGTATGAGATGGATCGTCCGTTTTCTACAATATAA
- the cydD gene encoding thiol reductant ABC exporter subunit CydD, producing the protein MDKRLLQLKGMRGLLALLGIVSLIQGASIIFQAQWLAHAITTLFDGKSLSQATPYVLLFLAAFLVRHGLTFIREKVMFTYSSRIGADVRKQLLDQLFRLGPAFTKKKGTGKLVTLAMEGIAQYRQYLQLFLPKMVNMAVIPVMVLIYVWTLDETSAVILIVTLPILIVFMILLGLVAQRKAAKQWRSYEKLSNHFTDSLRGLETLRYLGISKKHSRNIAEVSKRYRKATMSTLKVAFLSSFALVFFSMLSIATVAVFLGLRLIEGELLLLPALTALMLAPEYFLPVREVGNDYHATLNGKEANEAMQVILEEKGFRVQDTQSVQLNEWNEQSVLTLQDICVLHDEHAPYSIQDVDFTVKGKKKIGIIGASGSGKSTLTDVLGGFVEPTSGQITLNGQPFVHLQMKEWQKEVVYMPQHPYLFHMTLRENIRFYEPDATDEEVERAVHEAGLSQLVMQLPNGLDEVIGEQGRGLSGGQAQRIALARTVLGQRSIMLLDEPTAHLDIETEYELKKTMLPLFEDKLVFLATHRLHWMPDMDEIIVMDQGTIAEMGTHESLMERKGVYYQLVQEQMGAVTHGQ; encoded by the coding sequence ATGGATAAACGTTTGCTTCAATTAAAAGGAATGAGAGGGCTCCTTGCCCTCTTAGGTATTGTGTCACTCATTCAAGGAGCAAGTATTATTTTCCAAGCACAGTGGCTGGCACATGCCATTACTACGCTGTTTGACGGGAAAAGCCTATCGCAGGCAACACCTTATGTCCTGCTGTTTCTTGCTGCCTTTCTTGTGCGGCACGGTCTCACCTTCATTCGGGAGAAGGTCATGTTTACCTACTCTTCCCGAATTGGAGCAGACGTCAGAAAACAGCTGTTAGATCAACTCTTTCGTTTAGGTCCAGCTTTCACAAAGAAAAAAGGAACAGGAAAGCTTGTCACATTAGCGATGGAGGGAATTGCTCAATATCGTCAGTATTTACAGCTATTTTTGCCGAAAATGGTGAATATGGCGGTTATTCCAGTGATGGTACTCATCTATGTTTGGACGTTAGATGAAACATCTGCTGTCATATTAATCGTGACGCTGCCGATTTTAATTGTTTTTATGATTTTGCTAGGTCTTGTTGCTCAGCGTAAAGCGGCCAAACAATGGAGATCGTATGAGAAATTATCCAATCATTTTACTGATTCTCTCCGCGGCCTTGAAACGCTTCGTTACTTAGGCATTAGCAAAAAACATTCCCGCAATATTGCGGAGGTGTCAAAGCGATATCGAAAGGCGACCATGAGTACGCTGAAGGTCGCATTTCTTTCATCATTTGCGCTTGTTTTCTTTTCCATGCTGTCGATTGCAACCGTTGCCGTCTTTCTTGGTTTGCGATTAATTGAAGGAGAGCTTCTGTTATTGCCGGCTTTGACGGCACTCATGCTGGCGCCTGAATATTTCCTGCCGGTGCGAGAAGTGGGAAATGATTATCATGCGACACTAAATGGAAAAGAAGCGAATGAAGCCATGCAGGTTATTTTAGAAGAAAAAGGCTTTCGCGTTCAGGACACACAATCTGTGCAACTGAATGAGTGGAACGAACAATCTGTACTCACACTGCAAGATATATGTGTCCTGCATGATGAGCATGCTCCTTATTCCATTCAGGATGTAGACTTCACGGTCAAAGGAAAGAAAAAAATCGGGATCATCGGTGCAAGTGGTTCGGGGAAATCGACATTAACCGATGTGCTCGGCGGCTTTGTTGAACCGACTTCAGGTCAAATCACGTTAAACGGCCAGCCGTTTGTTCATTTACAGATGAAGGAATGGCAAAAAGAAGTCGTCTATATGCCGCAGCATCCTTATTTATTTCACATGACATTACGAGAGAACATTCGTTTTTACGAACCAGACGCAACAGATGAAGAAGTGGAAAGAGCTGTGCATGAGGCTGGCTTATCTCAGCTAGTGATGCAGCTGCCAAATGGTCTCGATGAGGTCATTGGAGAACAGGGAAGAGGTCTCAGCGGCGGACAGGCGCAAAGAATTGCACTTGCGCGAACGGTACTCGGCCAGCGGTCGATCATGCTGTTAGACGAACCGACAGCGCATCTCGACATTGAGACGGAGTATGAATTGAAGAAAACGATGCTCCCGCTGTTTGAGGATAAACTGGTGTTCTTAGCGACGCACAGGCTTCATTGGATGCCAGACATGGATGAAATCATTGTCATGGATCAAGGAACGATTGCAGAAATGGGGACACATGAATCATTAATGGAAAGAAAAGGCGTGTATTATCAATTGGTACAGGAGCAAATGGGGGCGGTCACACATGGTCAGTAA
- the cydB gene encoding cytochrome d ubiquinol oxidase subunit II, which produces MAYLNEIWFILVAVLFVGFFFLEGFDFGVGMSMQLLGKDAHERRILINTIGPFWDANEVWLITAGGAIFAAFPHWYATMFSGYYIPFAVLLLALIGRGVAFEFRGKVEKASWIKAWDWVIFFGSLLPPFLLGVLFTSILRGMPIDQDMNMYAGFTDFVNLYSVIGGLAVTVLCLLHGLIFVTLRTEGDLRNRARKLGQRVLLIALPVLVLFVGVSIMETDIYTVRPMITIPLTVLIVVCYVAALFFMRKERDGWTFFFTGAGIMVTVTMLFTALFPRVMISSINHAFDLTIHNAASGSYSLTVMTIVAISLLPFVLGYQIWSYYVFRKRVSGKEPMTY; this is translated from the coding sequence ATGGCATATCTTAACGAGATTTGGTTTATTCTTGTCGCAGTATTGTTTGTTGGATTTTTCTTCTTAGAAGGATTTGATTTTGGTGTGGGGATGTCCATGCAACTGCTTGGAAAGGATGCGCACGAACGCCGCATTTTAATTAATACGATTGGTCCTTTCTGGGATGCGAATGAGGTCTGGCTGATTACAGCTGGGGGCGCTATTTTCGCTGCATTCCCTCACTGGTATGCCACGATGTTCAGCGGATACTATATCCCGTTTGCAGTTCTGCTCTTAGCGCTCATCGGGCGCGGAGTCGCCTTTGAATTTCGAGGGAAGGTTGAGAAAGCCTCTTGGATCAAGGCGTGGGACTGGGTCATTTTCTTTGGCAGTCTGCTCCCGCCGTTTTTACTCGGTGTGTTATTCACAAGTATTTTACGCGGGATGCCGATTGATCAAGACATGAACATGTATGCTGGCTTTACGGATTTTGTGAACCTTTATTCAGTAATCGGCGGATTAGCTGTGACGGTTCTTTGCCTCCTGCACGGATTGATATTCGTCACACTTCGTACAGAAGGTGATTTAAGAAATCGTGCAAGAAAGCTTGGCCAGCGTGTCCTGCTCATTGCACTGCCAGTTCTTGTCCTTTTTGTCGGTGTATCTATCATGGAAACAGACATTTATACGGTACGCCCGATGATCACCATTCCGTTAACTGTACTCATTGTGGTTTGTTACGTAGCGGCTCTATTCTTTATGAGAAAAGAACGTGATGGCTGGACATTTTTCTTCACAGGTGCAGGCATCATGGTGACGGTCACCATGCTTTTCACTGCATTGTTCCCGCGCGTCATGATTAGCTCGATCAACCATGCATTTGATCTCACCATTCATAACGCTGCATCCGGATCCTATTCACTAACGGTGATGACGATTGTAGCCATTTCTTTGCTGCCCTTTGTGCTTGGGTACCAAATTTGGAGCTATTACGTCTTCCGTAAACGGGTCAGCGGTAAGGAGCCAATGACTTACTAA